One Mercurialis annua linkage group LG3, ddMerAnnu1.2, whole genome shotgun sequence DNA window includes the following coding sequences:
- the LOC126671974 gene encoding ABC transporter C family member 12-like: MGLEPLDWYCRPVANGVWSREVDSAFGAYSPCAIDSLVICICHLVLMGLCVYRIWLTTKNSKAEKYCLRTKYYNCMLGLLAGCCAAEPLFRLVMGISIFNLDGQSSLAPFEMVSLIIETLAWCSMLVMIGLETKVYIRQFRWYVRFGVVYVLVGEAAMVNTILPMTDYYNRFPLYTFIGAFGCQILFALLLLIYIPNLDPYPGYTILQPESFENGEYEALPGEDQICPEKHVGLFSKIYFGWVTPLMQQGYKKPITERDVWKLDTWDQTEILIKRFQKCWAAESQRTNPWLLRALNNSFGRRFWLGGIFKVGNDLSQFVGPVLLNHLLQSMQNGDPAWVGYVYAFSIFVGVSLGVLCEAQYFQNVMRTGFRLRSTLVAAIFRKSLRLTHESRKNFPSGKITNMITTDANSLQQICQQLHGLWSAPFRIIISMVLLYQQLGVSSLLGSLMLVLMVPIQTVVISKMRKLTKEGLQRTDKRVSLMNEILAAMDTVKCYAWEKSFQSKVQNIRNDELSWFRNAQLLSAFNSFILNSIPVVVTLVSFGAFTLLGGDLTPARAFTSLSLFQVLRFPLNMLPNLLSQVVNANVSLQRLEELFLADERILAPNPPIEPGLPAISIRDGYFSWDSKADKPTLSDINLDIPVGSLVAIVGGTGEGKTSLISAMLGEVPPVGNTGVIIRGTVAYVPQISWIFNATLRDNILFGSKFESSRYWQTIDVTALHHDLDLLPGRDLTEIGERGVNISGGQKQRVSMARAVYSNADVYIFDDPLSALDAHVGRQVFNSCIKEALRGKTRVLVTNQLHFLPQVDRIILVSEGTIKEEGTFEELSKSGKLFQKLMENAGKMEEMKELKEENEDSENVDNESSKQAANELNELVQNVGQIKKRKGRKSILVKQEERETGIVSWKVLMRYKNALGGTIVVMVLFAFYIMTEVLRVSSSTWLSFWTKQSTSEGYRPGYYIFVYALLSLGQVTVTLSNSYWLISSSLRAARKLHDAMLNSILRAPMLFFHTNPTGRVINRFAKDLGEIDRNVANLANGFLSQVFQLLSTFALIGIVSTISLWAIMPLLILFYAAYLYYQSTSREVKRLDSITRSPVYAQFGEALNGLSSIRAYKAYDRMANISGKSMDNNIRFTLVNISSNRWLTIRLETLGGIMIWLTATFAVLQNSRTENQVAYASTMGLLLTYTLNITNLLGNVLRQASRAENSFNAVERAGTYIDMPSEAPVVIESNRPPPAWPSSGSIIFRDVVLRYRPELPPVLHGLSFSVSPSEKLGIAGRTGAGKSSMINALFRIVELERGGVIIDGCDVSKFGLTDLRKNLSIIPQAPVLFSGTVRFNLDPFSEHNDADLWEALERAHLKEVIRKNAFGLEAEVLEGGENFSVGQRQLLSLARALLRRSKILVLDEATAAVDVRTDALIQKTIREEFKSCTMLVIAHRLNTIIDCDRILVLDAGRVLEHATPDELLSNEGSAFSKMVQSTGPANAQYLRNIVYEAKENKFNKEESKKIDSHRRWIASSRWAAAAQFALAVSLTSSHNDLQMLDIGDANNIINKTKDAVVTLKDVLAGKHDEEIEETLELHQVSREGWRFSLYRIVEGLGMMSRLAYNRLQQLEYNHDFTNESVDWDNLEI, translated from the exons ATGGGTTTGGAGCCGTTGGATTGGTATTGCAGACCAGTGGCAAATGGGGTTTGGTCAAGAGAAGTGGATAGTGCATTTGGGGCATATAGCCCTTGTGCCATTGATTCTCTAGTGATTTGCATTTGCCATTTGGTGCTTATGGGGTTATGCGTATACCGAATATGGCTAACCACGAAGAATTCGAAAGCCGAAAAATATTGTCTCAGGACAAagtattataattgtatgttggGTTTATTGGCTGGTTGTTGTGCAGCTGAGCCATTGTTTAGGTTGGTGATGGGTATCTCTATTTTTAACCTGGATGGACAGAGTAGTCTTGCTCCCTTTgag ATGGTTTCTTTGATCATTGAGACCCTTGCCTGGTGTTCTATGCTCGTTATGATTGGTTTAGAAACGAAAGTGTATATCCGACAGTTTCGGTGGTATGTCCGGTTTGGAGTTGTTTATGTGCTGGTGGGGGAAGCTGCTATGGTTAATACCATTCTTCCTATGACTGATTACTACAATAG ATTTCCGTTGTACACATTCATCGGTGCTTTTGGCTGCCAG ATTTTGTTTGCTCTTCTTCTTCTCATTTACATTCCCAATTTGGACCCTTATCCGGGTTATACAATCTTGCAACCCGAGTCTTTTGAAAATGGTGAATATGAAGCACTTCCTGGAGAAGATCAAATATGTCCTGAGAAGCATGTTGGCTTGTTTTCCA AAATATATTTTGGATGGGTGACTCCACTCATGCAGCAAGGCTACAAAAAACCAATCACTGAAAGGGACGTTTGGAAGTTAGACACATGGGATCAGACTGAGATACTGATTAAAAG GTTCCAGAAATGTTGGGCTGCAGAATCTCAAAGGACAAACCCGTGGCTTTTAAGGGCACTTAATAATAGCTTTGGAAGGAG GTTTTGGTTAGGAGGTATCTTTAAG GTTGGCAATGATCTTTCTCAGTTTGTGGGGCCTGTTTTGCTGAACCATCTCTTACAG TCAATGCAAAATGGTGATCCTGCATGGGTTGGCTATGTCTATGCTTTCTCAATTTTTGTTGGGGTG TCTCTAGGTGTGCTATGTGAAGCTCAGTACTTTCAGAATGTTATGCGCACCGGGTTTCGGCTGAGATCAACTTTG GTGGCTGCCATATTTCGTAAGTCATTGAGACTCACTCATGAGAGCCGAAAGAACTTTCCATCTGGCAAGATAACAAATATGATTACTACTGATGCCAATTCACTTCAG CAAATATGCCAACAACTACATGGATTATGGTCAGCTCCATTTCGCATCATAATCTCTATGGTTCTTCTCTATCAGCAACTAGGTGTTTCTTCACTTCTTGGATCATTAATGTTAGTTCTCATGGTTCCGATACAG ACAGTTGTAATAAGCAAAATGAGAAAGCTAACTAAAGAAGGATTGCAGAGAACTGATAAGAGAGTCAGTCTCATGAATGAAATTTTGGCTGCGATGGACACTGTGAA ATGTTATGCATGGGAGAAGAGCTTTCAGTCTAAAGTTCAAAATATACGGAATGATGAGCTGTCGTGGTTCCGTAATGCTCAGTTATTATCTGCT TTCAACAGTTTCATACTGAACAGCATACCAGTTGTTGTGACATTGGTTTCATTTGGGGCATTCACTTTGCTTGGTGGAGATTTGACACCTGCAAGGGCATTCACATCACTCTCTTTGTTTCAAGTGCTACGATTTCCTCTAAACATGCTTCCCAACTTGTTAAGTCAG GTAGTAAATGCAAATGTATCATTACAACGACTAGAGGAACTTTTTTTAGCTGACGAAAGAATTCTAGCACCAAATCCACCTATAGAGCCTGGACTTCCAGCCATCTCAATCAGGGATGGATATTTCTCATGGGATTCAAAG GCTGACAAGCCTACATTGTCCGATATTAATTTAGACATACCAGTTGGCAGCTTAGTTGCAATTGTTGGTGGTACTGGCGAAGGAAAGACGTCTCTGATATCAGCAATGCTCGGAGAGGTCCCTCCAGTGGGAAATACTGGTGTTATTATCAGAGGAACAGTTGCTTACGTTCCTCAAATTTCATGGATCTTCAATGCAACT CTGCGCGACAATATATTATTTGGCTCCAAATTTGAATCCTCTAGATATTGGCAAACTATTGACGTAACAGCTTTACACCACGATCTTGACTTGCTTCCA GGCCGAGACCTGACGGAGATAGGTGAAAGAGGTGTGAATATTAGCGGTGGGCAAAAGCAAAGAGTTTCCATGGCTAGGGCTGTATATTCCAATGCAGATGTATACATATTCGATGATCCTTTAAGTGCTCTAGATGCTCATGTTGGTCGGCAG GTTTTTAACAGCTGTATCAAGGAAGCATTGCGAGGAAAAACCAGAGTTCTTGTCACGAACCAGCTACATTTTCTACCACAGGTAGACAGGATAATTCTGGTTAGTGAAGGAACAATTAAGGAGGAAGGAACCTTCGAAGAGCTTTCTAAGAGCGGCAAGCTGTTCCAGAAACTGATGGAAAATGCTGGAAAAATGGAGGAGATGAAAGAACTAAAAGAAGAAAACGAGGACAGTGAAAATGTTGACAACGAAAGCTCAAAACAAGCAGCTAATGAACTGAACGAATTGGTGCAAAATGTAGGTCAGATAAAGAAACGAAAAGGAAGGAAGTCTATACTTGTGAAGCAAGAAGAAAGAGAAACGGGTATTGTCAGTTGGAAGGTTTTGATGAG ATATAAGAATGCATTAGGAGGAACAATTGTTGTTATGGTACTGTTTGCCTTCTATATTATGACGGAAGTTCTTCGAGTTTCAAGTAGTACATGGTTAAGCTTTTGGACAAAACAAAGCACTTCAGAAGGTTACAGGCCTGGGTACTACATTTTTGTTTATGCACTTCTATCACTTGGACAG GTAACAGTGACGTTGTCAAACTCTTATTGGTTGATCAGTTCCAGTCTTCGAGCAGCTAGAAAACTGCATGATGCTATGCTAAATTCAATACTACGAGCTCCTATGCTATTTTTCCACACTAACCCTACAGGAAGAGTAATCAATAGGTTTGCAAAGGATCTTGGCGAAATTGATCGCAATGTTGCCAATTTGGCAAATGGATTTCTGAGCCAAGTTTTCCAGCTTCTTTCGACATTTGCACTAATCGGCATTGTGAGCACGATATCCTTGTGGGCCATAATGCCACTTCTGATCTTATTTTATGCGGCCTATCTATACTACCAG AGCACTTCCCGTGAAGTAAAACGCCTAGATTCCATCACCAGATCACCGGTGTATGCACAGTTTGGAGAAGCACTAAATGGCTTATCAAGCATTCGTGCATACAAAGCATATGATCGGATGGCCAACATTAGTGGGAAGTCTATGGACAATAACATCAGATTCACCCTTGTGAATATTAGTTCAAATCGCTGGCTCACCATAAGATTAGAAACATTAGGAGGGATCATGATTTGGTTGACTGCAACCTTTGCAGTCTTGCAGAATAGCAGAACCGAGAATCAGGTCGCATATGCATCTACAATGGGTCTGCTTCTCACTTATACATTAAACATCACAAATCTATTGGGTAACGTTTTGAGACAAGCAAGTAGAGCAGAAAATAGTTTCAATGCCGTTGAGCGTGCTGGCACATATATAGATATGCCTTCTGAAGCTCCGGTTGTAATTGAAAGCAATCGCCCTCCACCAGCATGGCCTTCTTCAGGATCGATTATCTTTAGGGATGTCGTATTACGTTATAGACCTGAACTACCTCCTGTCTTGCATGGATTGTCCTTCTCAGTTTCACCAAGTGAGAAGCTAGGAATTGCTGGGAGAACTGGAGCAGGAAAATCTAGCATGATAAATGCCTTGTTCCGAATTGTAGAGCTGGAAAGAGGAGGTGTCATCATCGATGGTTGTGATGTTTCTAAGTTTGGACTGACAGATTTGAGAAAAAATCTCAGTATCATACCACAAGCACCTGTTCTTTTCTCAG gAACTGTGCGGTTCAATCTCGATCCATTTAGTGAGCACAATGATGCAGACCTTTGGGAGGCCCTAGAGAGGGCACATCTGAAGGAAGTCATCAGGAAGAATGCTTTTGGTTTAGAAGCTGAG GTTCTGGAAGGAGGAGAAAATTTCAGTGTTGGGCAGAGGCAATTACTAAGTCTTGCTCGAGCATTGCTAAGAAGATCGAAGATTCTTGTTCTTGACGAAGCGACTGCTGCTGTTGATGTCAGAACTGATGCGCTTATTCAGAAAACTATTCGCGAAGAATTTAAATCCTGCACAATGCTTGTTATTGCTCACAGACTAAACACCATCATTGACTGTGACAGAATTCTTGTTCTCGATGCTGGTCGG GTCTTAGAACATGCTACTCCGGATGAGCTTCTGTCCAACGAAGGAAGCGCATTCTCTAAAATGGTTCAAAGTACAGGACCTGCAAATGCTCAGTATTTACGTAACATAGTATACGAAGCgaaagaaaacaaattcaataaaGAAGAATCCAAGAAAATAGATAGCCATAGGAGATGGATAGCCTCTTCAAGATGGGCTGCTGCTGCTCAGTTTGCTCTTGCTGTCAGCCTCACTTCTTCACATAATGATCTTCAAATGTTAGATATCGGAGATGCGAACAATATAATCAACAAAACGAAAGATGCAGTCGTAACGTTGAAGGATGTCCTAGCCGGTAAACACGATGAAGAAATAGAAGAAACGCTGGAACTTCACCAAGTTTCCAGAGAAGGATGGCGGTTTTCCCTCTACAGAATAGTTGAAG GTCTTGGTATGATGAGCAGGTTGGCTTATAATAGGCTTCAACAATTAGAATACAACCATGATTTTACCAATGAATCTGTTGATTGGGATAATCTTGAAATTTAA